A single region of the Salvia miltiorrhiza cultivar Shanhuang (shh) chromosome 8, IMPLAD_Smil_shh, whole genome shotgun sequence genome encodes:
- the LOC130996659 gene encoding LOW QUALITY PROTEIN: putative pentatricopeptide repeat-containing protein At3g11460, mitochondrial (The sequence of the model RefSeq protein was modified relative to this genomic sequence to represent the inferred CDS: inserted 2 bases in 1 codon), with protein MSRQSLPLCFKTARPLQPTETSFSAAVGTGGKWNTQLRELSKNRQYNQALILYRQMLRSGATPNAFTFPFVLKSSASLSVHLSGKQLHCHVVKAGCLPEPFVQTALMSMYCKFRLFDNAHKVFDEIPESARLTVCYNALLSGLIQRGLSHGLLVFHEMRAKGVPLHAVTILGLVPGCTIPLHLNLGSSLHCLVMKHGFTSHLDVANCFLSMYARCDSIESARRLFDEIPERNLITWNAMISGYSQSGLCTQVLDLFRDMQCSGIYPDEVTLVGVLSSCANLGEQRIGREVEEMIKLRGYGSNPFVRNSLISMYARCGDLVRARANFDAMAKKTVVSWTAIIVGYGMHGQGEVAVELFDQMIEEGIRPDKLVFVCVLNACSHAGLTEKGLGYFYSMQEVYSLSPLSVHYACVVDLLGRAGRLGEALNLIESMPVQPEGHVWGALLGACKIHKNVELAELAFNKGVELEPANIGYYVLLSNIYSEAGDMEGVGRIRVMMRERGLKKDPGFSYVEHEGKNHLFMAGNRRHXKEMYVMLRLENLAKKGGEGENPLHYKEILVIKNLRIWICGETVSKFVVRLLL; from the exons ATGAGTAGGCAGAGCTTGCCTTTATGCTTCAAGACAGCGCGTCCTCTGCAGCCCACTGAGACCTCCTTCTCCGCCGCCGTCGGGACCGGTGGCAAATGGAACACGCAACTGCGAGAACTCTCAAAGAATAGGCAATACAACCAAGCCCTGATTCTCTACCGCCAAATGCTGCGCTCCGGCGCCACCCCCAACGCCTTCACCTTCCCCTTCGTTCTCAAGTCCTCAGCCTCGCTGTCCGTCCATCTCTCCGGGAAACAGCTCCACTGCCACGTCGTCAAAGCCGGATGCCTGCCTGAGCCCTTCGTCCAAACGGCTCTCATGTCCATGTACTGTAAGTTCCGCTTGTTTGACAATGCGCACAAGGTGTTCGATGAAATTCCTGAGTCAGCCAGACTAACTGTTTGCTACAATGCTTTACTGTCTGGATTGATTCAGAGAGGACTCTCACACGGATTGCTTGTGTTCCACGAAATGAGGGCTAAAGGCGTGCCCTTGCACGCAGTCACCATCTTGGGGCTGGTTCCCGGCTGCACTATTCCGCTGCACTTGAATTTGGGGAGCTCATTGCATTGCTTGGTTATGAAACACGGCTTCACCTCACATCTCGATGTTGCAAACTGCTTCTTGTCTATGTACGCACGGTGTGATTCGATTGAGTCTGCAAGGAGGCTGTTTGATGAGATACCTGAGAGGAATTTGATCACTTGGAATGCGATGATATCCGGTTACTCGCAGAGTGGACTCTGCACCCAGGTTTTGGACCTTTTCCGCGATATGCAGTGCTCTGGAATTTACCCGGATGAGGTGACGCTTGTTGGTGTACTATCTTCTTGTGCCAACCTTGGCGAGCAGAGAATTGGCCGTGAGGTGGAAGAGATGATAAAGCTTCGTGGATACGGATCAAATCCATTTGTGAGGAATTCGTTGATCAGCATGTATGCTAGGTGCGGTGATCTGGTGAGGGCGCGTGCGAATTTTGATGCCATGGCCAAGAAGACTGTGGTGTCGTGGACAGCCATCATAGTTGGCTATGGGATGCATGGGCAAGGAGAGGTTGCTGTGGAGCTGTTTGATCAGATGATCGAGGAAGGCATTCGGCCGGATAAGCTCGTGTTTGTATGCGTTCTGAACGCGTGTAGTCATGCAGGGCTGACGGAGAAGGGGCTAGGCTATTTCTACTCAATGCAGGAGGTTTACAGCTTGAGTCCTCTCTCAGTACACTATGCATGCGTGGTGGATCTTTTGGGTCGAGCAGGTCGGTTGGGAGAAGCATTAAACCTAATTGAGTCGATGCCAGTGCAGCCGGAGGGTCATGTGTGGGGAGCCCTACTTGGTGCTTGCAAGATTCATAAGAATGTGGAGTTGGCGGAGTTGGCCTTCAACAAGGGTGTTGAGCTCGAGCCTGCAAATATCGGTTACTACGTGCTGCTGTCGAATATTTACTCGGAGGCGGGTGACATGGAAGGCGTGGGGAGGATTCGAGTAATGATGAGAGAAAGAGGGCTGAAAAAGGATCCTGGTTTTAGCTACGTGGAGCACGAGGGCAAGAATCATCTGTTTATGGCCGGCAATAGACGCCA CAAGGAGATGTACGTTATGTTGAGGTTGGAGAATTTAGCGAAAAAAGGTGGTGAGGGAGAGAATCCTTTGCACTATAAGGAAATTCTTGTTATTAAGAACTTGAGGATATGGATATGTGGGGAAACAGTGAGCAAGTTTGTAGTTAGATTGCTCTTGTAA
- the LOC130996660 gene encoding uncharacterized protein LOC130996660, whose amino-acid sequence MRRGFSRMKLHCLDRTLFRSSHSLNGVHLPAPMETHLWYVKPSEVKSESLLKQYFDILSPCERENVLRLQGEELRKSALLARALVRTTIAKYQMNSPVDPRSLKFRKNMHGKPEVCWPSMDDWDPPPLHFNLSHTSSLIACGVTVNSQIGIDVEEKQRSTKHDILSFARRYFSKYEVQLLAAVSDPQAQQREFIKLWTLKEAYVKALGKGFSGAPFKTFTIRFRAVMEGGFKALDESSTKGYEIIVDSVDDPTNVTTSWQFLLLELGGSHYAAICTEKHSALDGKRNAPGKLMVWKTIPFLEDEYVSGTDAVKMICGLQ is encoded by the exons ATGCGGAGAGGGTTTTCGAGAATGAAGTTGCATTGCCTCGATAGAACACTCTTCCGTTCTTCGCATTCTTTAAATGGCGTTCATCTCCCTGCTCCAAT GGAGACGCATTTGTGGTATGTGAAGCCCAGCGAAGTGAAGAGTGAGTCTTTGCTAAAGCAGTACTTTGATATTCTGTCGCCGTGTGAGCGGGAGAATGTTTTGCGGTTGCAAGGAGAGGAGCTGAGGAAGAGCGCGTTGCTGGCACGTGCATTGGTTCGCACCACGATTGCCAAAT ATCAGATGAACTCACCAGTTGATCCTAGATCATTGAAGTTCCGGAAAAACATGCACGGAAAGCCTGAG GTATGCTGGCCATCGATGGATGATTGGGATCCACCTCCCTTGCATTTCAACCTCTCTCATACGTCTTCCTTGATAGCTTGTGGAGTGACTGTTAATTCTCAA ATTGGTATTGATGTGGAAGAAAAGCAACGGAGCACTAAACACGACATTTTATCATTTGCTCGTCGTTATTTCTCCAAATATGAAGTTCAATTATTAGCTGCCGTGTCTGACCCACAAGCTCAGCAAAGGGAATTTATCAAATTATGGACACTCAAG GAGGCATATGTTAAAGCATTGGGAAAAGGGTTTTCAGGTGCACCATTCAAAACATTCACCATTCGCTTTAGGGCTGTAATGGAAGGAGGTTTTAAAGCGTTGGATGAGTCAAGTACTAAG GGATATGAAATAATTGTGGATTCGGTGGATGATCCAACCAATGTTACAACCAGTTGGCAATTTTTGCTCTTGGAATTGGGTGGTTCACATTATGCAGCTATTTGCACTGAGAAGCACTCTGCATTAGATG GCAAAAGAAATGCTCCGGGTAAGCTGATGGTGTGGAAGACGATTCCATTTCTAGAGGATGAATACGTCTCTGGAACAGATGCAGTTAAGATGATCTGTGGCTTGCAATGA
- the LOC130998444 gene encoding NDR1/HIN1-like protein 10 has product MYGGGINEYRRRTVSFSEITDGRRGDVGSIPNQQQNYQYDVESVRRATCLRRIFTFVIGLIVIFGTVTFIVWLILHPQLPEFRVDSLSISNFTLGNDLLISFTSEIKLTVKNPNKKMKLGYDHIETAIYYQSYSLSKTTVAPFYQGTKNETSLTARSAAAGSFLEKVAVDEITGERGKNDNVNFNLRMLSRVRFEAKVWRTRRRFLKVFCGDLVLGLPTSGRSGVLTGGPRQCRVEAFPLSLNHQNRFPSPFSPLSSLISLCFSPLSLSLRHCSLLRRELPAVVPLTSLRSRHRLPSVLPLSLASPIADGQGWSVSPATSLPLIPLSRFRQRTAKKEPPLQICSDPFFCWLGMEPTRIFEKILSERR; this is encoded by the exons ATGTACGGCGGCGGAATCAATGAGTATAGACGGCGAACGGTGTCGTTTTCTGAAATTACAGATGGAAGGCGTGGAGATG tggGCTCCATCCCCAaccagcagcagaactaccaaTACGACGTCGAGTCCGTCCGCCGCGCCACCTGCCTCCGCCGCATCTTCACTTTCGTGATCGGCCTCATCGTCATCTTCGGCACAGTCACCTTCATCGTCTGGCTCATCCTCCACCCCCAGCTCCCCGAGTTTCGAGTCGACTCCTTGTCTATCTCCAATTTCACGCTCGGCAACGACTTGCTCATCTCCTTCACCTCCGAGATCAAGCTGACCGTCAAAAACCCTAACAAGAAGATGAAGCTCGGCTACGATCACATTGAGACCGCGATTTACTACCAATCGTATTCCCTCTCCAAGACCACCGTCGCGCCCTTCTATCAAGGCACGAAGAACGAGACCTCTCTGACGGCAAGATCCGCTGCGGCGGGGAGTTTTCTGGAGAAGGTGGCGGTGGACGAGATTACTGGCGAGAGGGGGAAGAATGATAATGTGAATTTCAATTTGAGGATGCTTTCTAGGGTTAGGTTTGAGGCCAAGGTGTGGAGGACTCGAAGGAGGTTTCTGAAGGTGTTCTGTGGGGATCTAGTTCTTGGACTGCCGACTAGTGGGAGATCGGGGGTGTTAACCGGCGGACCGAGGCAGTGCCGCGTCGAGGCCTTCCCTCTATCACTCAATCATCAAAATCGATTCCCCTCCCCATTCTCTCCACTCTCATCGCTCATCTCTCTCTGTTTCTcaccgctctctctctctctccgccaTTGCTCACTTCTCCGGCGAGAATTGCCAGCCGTCGTACCCCTCACATCCCTCCGCTCTCGCCACCGCCTTCCATctgtcctccctctctctctcgcatcTCCAATAGCAGACGGCCAAGGATGGAGCGTCTCCCCCGCTACTAGCCTCCCCCTCATCCCTCTCTCGCGTTTCCGGCAGCGGACGGCCAAGAAGGAGCCGCCGCTGCAGATCTGCTCCGATCCGTTCTTTTGCTGGTTGGGGATGGAGCCCACtagaatttttgaaaaaatattaagtGAACGGCGTTAA